From a single Nitrososphaerota archaeon genomic region:
- a CDS encoding SIS domain-containing protein has product MELGLKSETKRFLVDSKSAIDSFLNNPAVERFISILKDARQRRKNVFVFGNGGSSATASHFVCDLLKTSIVKGKPRFKAYSLTDNVPVMTAWSNDVSYSDIFAEQLKNFLESGDIAIAISGSGNSPNVLRGTEFAKENGAVTVGLTGNSGKLAGMVDICIKVPSSNILLIEGAHSVLLHYVTEVLREA; this is encoded by the coding sequence GTGGAGCTTGGGTTGAAAAGTGAAACTAAGAGGTTTCTGGTAGATTCTAAGAGTGCAATAGATTCCTTCCTAAATAATCCTGCTGTTGAACGATTTATTTCAATTCTGAAAGACGCAAGACAGCGCCGAAAAAACGTGTTTGTATTCGGTAATGGAGGAAGCTCCGCTACTGCATCGCATTTTGTGTGCGACCTTCTGAAGACATCAATTGTAAAAGGCAAGCCTAGGTTCAAAGCCTACTCGCTTACCGATAATGTACCTGTCATGACAGCTTGGTCGAATGACGTCTCTTACAGCGATATCTTTGCAGAGCAGTTGAAGAACTTTCTTGAATCAGGCGACATAGCGATAGCCATAAGCGGGAGCGGAAACTCTCCAAACGTGCTTAGAGGAACGGAATTTGCAAAAGAAAATGGCGCAGTCACAGTTGGATTGACTGGCAACTCTGGCAAATTGGCTGGAATGGTTGATATATGTATCAAAGTACCTTCTAGTAATATCCTCCTAATAGAAGGCGCACATTCTGTCCTTTTGCACTATGTCACAGAAGTTCTACGAGAAGCATGA
- a CDS encoding HAD-IIIA family hydrolase: protein MIPAVFVDRDGTLVEQKDGSYISSINEVKFINQNVYPLLSWFQKEGFLIIIVTNQAGINKGLVTWEQVRRVNDYVVRELDKHKVKVTDVYTCPHRIEENCNCRKPQPGLILRASREHRIDLANSVIIGDRDMDVEAGFRAGVKRAIKI, encoded by the coding sequence ATGATACCTGCTGTATTCGTGGATAGGGATGGAACTCTAGTAGAACAGAAGGACGGAAGTTACATTTCGTCAATAAATGAAGTCAAGTTCATAAATCAGAACGTCTATCCGCTTTTAAGCTGGTTCCAGAAGGAAGGCTTCCTTATTATCATAGTTACGAACCAAGCCGGGATAAACAAGGGCTTGGTGACTTGGGAGCAGGTACGCAGAGTAAATGACTATGTTGTCAGAGAACTCGACAAGCACAAGGTAAAGGTAACAGATGTTTACACATGCCCCCACAGAATAGAGGAAAACTGCAACTGTAGGAAGCCTCAGCCCGGCTTGATACTTAGGGCAAGCAGAGAGCACAGAATTGACCTTGCTAACAGTGTGATAATAGGAGACAGGGATATGGATGTGGAGGCAGGATTCCGGGCAGGTGTGAAGAGAGCCATAAAGATATGA
- a CDS encoding glycosyltransferase family 2 protein — MSVSVITPVHGKKESYASLIEEIGQHLAEQSAKPAEWLLVCDTNSTWLKDLTLPPFAVVLVSPQNNISLKRNIALDEATGDFIFFLDSDQRPETPELIADCLTMTREGYDILLIPEKFSYRGPYLKRCYHHLRGLYWKYSGEGIPRFFRRSRIGSARYDTVHLHFEDLKFYESVRKGAKEGSASKYIIHDEAYQIYGNLRKARIAQKQKTKHQIESPFRLSTSTILKETPLSMLPGVILILVLRTLAKRLLPVAGDTSR; from the coding sequence ATGAGCGTTAGCGTAATCACACCTGTCCATGGCAAAAAAGAGTCGTATGCGTCGCTGATAGAGGAAATTGGACAGCACCTAGCAGAACAATCTGCAAAACCAGCTGAATGGTTGTTGGTCTGCGACACAAATTCGACATGGCTCAAAGACCTTACTCTGCCTCCATTCGCCGTAGTCCTTGTTTCCCCACAGAACAATATATCGTTGAAGAGGAATATAGCTTTGGACGAGGCTACGGGGGATTTCATATTCTTCCTTGATTCTGATCAAAGACCTGAAACTCCAGAGCTCATTGCCGATTGCTTAACAATGACAAGGGAAGGTTACGATATACTGCTAATCCCAGAGAAGTTCTCATATAGAGGCCCGTACCTCAAGAGATGTTATCATCATCTGCGCGGTCTCTACTGGAAGTACTCGGGCGAGGGCATACCAAGATTTTTCAGAAGAAGCAGGATAGGAAGTGCCAGATATGATACCGTTCATCTGCACTTTGAGGATCTCAAGTTTTATGAATCTGTTAGGAAGGGTGCAAAAGAAGGCAGTGCCTCAAAATACATAATTCATGATGAGGCATATCAGATATACGGAAACCTGAGAAAAGCGAGGATAGCGCAGAAGCAGAAAACTAAACATCAAATAGAATCACCATTTCGTCTCAGCACCAGCACGATATTGAAGGAGACGCCATTAAGCATGTTGCCAGGGGTAATTCTAATTTTGGTTCTACGTACGCTAGCAAAAAGACTGCTCCCTGTAGCTGGCGATACGTCTCGTTAA
- a CDS encoding glycosyltransferase, whose amino-acid sequence MKIAIIHYDISMRTGAQRLVLGLGSSLKNVGHDVAYFTAFYDPKTSFEEFKKETVFASGGRKTFFGMFRAIAAYQTSKKMMQYCLSKYRPDLFVFSSSYYLAHMYRPSIIYCHHPEKYLVKKGDNLRRILHLLIDRAEKRGFEGGDVVTCNSGFTLDAIKRAFSRDGIIAYPGVDTMRFAYSENDEGFLLSVNRIMPNKNLELALDALAELKKSRDAVPLIIAGTVQRGFESYADVLKEKVRSKGLGNDVKILTNVSDKELLELYRNCSIFLYTPTGEHYGFGPVEAMASGKPVIASNIGGPSETILDGETGYVVEENPKEWATKISILISDANLRKKMGKKGRKRVEENYTWAAFQKNMEKAIDQIKAKTNTM is encoded by the coding sequence ATGAAAATAGCAATAATACACTATGATATTTCGATGAGAACGGGAGCACAGAGACTCGTGCTTGGGCTCGGGAGCTCATTGAAGAACGTTGGTCACGATGTTGCCTATTTTACAGCGTTTTACGATCCAAAGACGTCATTTGAAGAGTTCAAGAAAGAAACCGTCTTCGCATCAGGAGGTAGAAAGACTTTCTTCGGCATGTTCAGAGCCATAGCAGCTTATCAAACTTCAAAGAAGATGATGCAATATTGTCTTTCAAAGTACAGACCTGACCTTTTCGTCTTTAGCTCCAGCTACTATCTTGCGCATATGTACAGACCTTCAATAATCTACTGCCACCATCCTGAGAAGTACCTTGTCAAAAAAGGGGATAATCTGAGGCGAATATTGCATTTATTGATAGACAGGGCGGAAAAGCGAGGCTTCGAAGGGGGTGATGTTGTAACTTGCAACTCGGGTTTCACACTTGATGCTATAAAAAGGGCGTTTTCGAGAGACGGGATAATTGCTTACCCCGGAGTCGATACAATGCGGTTTGCTTATAGTGAAAATGATGAAGGTTTCCTGCTCAGCGTTAACAGGATAATGCCCAATAAAAATCTCGAACTTGCTTTAGATGCACTTGCCGAACTAAAGAAATCGAGAGACGCAGTTCCCCTTATAATAGCTGGTACTGTTCAACGGGGCTTCGAGTCTTATGCCGATGTGTTGAAAGAAAAGGTTCGCAGCAAAGGATTAGGAAACGACGTTAAAATCCTGACCAACGTTTCGGATAAGGAATTGCTAGAGCTTTACCGCAATTGCTCTATATTTTTGTACACGCCGACTGGGGAACATTATGGCTTCGGGCCAGTTGAGGCGATGGCTTCTGGTAAGCCAGTTATCGCGTCAAACATTGGAGGCCCTTCTGAAACAATTCTTGATGGAGAAACTGGCTATGTCGTTGAAGAAAATCCAAAAGAATGGGCTACAAAGATTTCAATCTTGATTAGTGATGCGAATCTAAGAAAAAAGATGGGCAAAAAGGGGAGGAAAAGGGTCGAAGAAAACTACACTTGGGCTGCTTTTCAGAAGAACATGGAGAAGGCCATAGATCAAATAAAAGCAAAGACTAATACCATGTAG